The DNA region ATGCTCACCGACAGGCGCTTTGGTAGAAGGAGTGAAAATCGCTTCAGGGAGCTTTTCACATTCCTCAAGCCCTTCCGGCAGACGGATACCGCAGATGGTGCCGTCTTTTTTGTAGCTTTCCCAGCCGGAGCCTGTGATGTATCCCCGGACGATGCATTCTACAGGAATCATCTCCAGCTTTTGGGTTTTCATGCTGTTTCCATCAAATTCGGGTTTTCGGAAAAACGCAGGCATATCCGCTGCGTCAATGGAAATCATATGGTTCGGTACCACGTCTTTTGTAAAATCAAACCAAAACTTGGACATCTTGTTCAGCACTTCACCTTTTTTGGGAATCGGATTTTCCAAAATATTATCGAATGCGGAAATGCGGTCAGTGCAAACCATGATAAGGCTGTCGCCCAAATCATACAATTCACGAACTTTCCCCGATTTAAAAGGCTTATATTCTTTCATCATACCCTCCCTGTCCCCTATATAATTATTTCAATTCTTTCTGTAACTTTTCATCTTTACGATAAATTTCAGCAGCCATTTCTTCACGGTATTCTTTATATTTTCTATAAAGATCTCTATCTGCTGCCGCGCCGATTTCCACTGCCAGGTACGCCGCATTTTTAGCGCCGTCAATCGCCACTGTCGCCACAGGAATCCCCGACGGCATCTGGACAATGGAAAATAAAGCATCCATGCCGTCCAGCCTGGCTCCTGACAACGGTACACCGATAACAGGACAAAGTGTCATAGAAGCCACTACGCCGGGAAGCGCTGCCGCCATACCCGCGCCGGCAATAAAGCAAGCTGCCCCTTTTTCTTCCTGTGCCAGAATAAATTCTTCCAGCTTCTTAGGTGTACGATGGGCAGATGCGATCGCCATATCATATGTCACGCCGAAACCGCTTAAAACTTCTGCGGCTTTCTTCATGACCGGCAGATCGGAATCACTGCCCATGACAATACCTACATGCATAGTTCCCTCCTTGAACAAAAATAAAAGCCCCCTGCTTCCCATAACAAGCAGTGAGCCTATTGCACAATACTAAAATGACAGTCATAAATAAAAAAGGCATTCTCTTCCCGTTTGTCCAAAACGCAACCGGAATCAAGAAACCTGCCCATTTTTCCTCCTTTAATAAGAAAAGCCCGCCATAACCACACGGGTTCCGCTTACAATAGATTGTGACTGTATCTTTACATATTTTAATATTTCCATATTGCCTTGTCAATGAAAGTTAATCTGATAAAGTACTGATTTTATAAGGATTTTTTATTATAATTATTTTCTTATCATCAGCTTATACAGTTTTCTTATTTTTTAATAATTCATGCTTCTAATTTATGCTCTTGTCTTCCTGTCAGGAAAAAGAACGGCACTGCCGCTGCCTGCATAAGCGCCGATATTGCCGCCATCCATAAAATAGAAGCATCATATAAAATTCCTAAAAGAAAACTTCCAATAAACCAGGATACACCAAACCCCGTTTCAAAAATTCCATACCCCACCGCTCTTTCGTGTTTAGGTATGATAGCAGCTACGGCCGCTTTCAGTGTAGACTCCTGCGCCCCCATACCTATACCCCAAAGAAGAACGCCGGCATACAGCCAGCAGGAAGACGGTGCCATAAAGATAAAAAACACAAAAGGCATCGACAGCAATGTAGACCATACGAGAGATACGGTACCGTACTTATCATAAAGCCAGCCGAAGAACAAAGCGGAAAACGCATCCGCCGCCATAGCTGCCGCATACAGCAGGGAAATTTCCGCTTTCCCTGCCAGCCCTGATTTCACCGCGTGCAGTGCCACTATCGGAAAATCAATAAAACCAAAGGCAAATAAAGCGGTTCCCACCATGTAAATTTTAAAACGGAAACCAAGATGTGCCTCTTTGGTTTCTTTAACTTCCGGCTCAAATTTTTCAGGATCGGGAAATTTTATTTTAGCTAAAATAACTGCTGCTATGCAGAGAAATGCCGGTATGCCGAGGAATAAAAAACTTTTCCCATAAGCCGTTTCCATCCCCTGGCTTCCATAATAAGACAACACCCAGAAAATCAACACCGGCCCCAGGAACGCGCCAAGCTGATCCAAAAACTCCTGAATGGCAAAACTTTTCCCGAGTCCTTCCCGGGATGCGGCATAAGAAAGAAGGGTACTCTTGGCAGGCTGCCGTATCGCTTTCCCCACCCGCCCCAAAATGATAAAGCATGCTGCCATCATCCAATTCCCATCAGGTACAAAAGCAAGACAGGGGATGGCAAGTACTGCCAGCGCATACCCGCCGACAGTCATAAACCAATATTTCCCGCTGCGGCTTGCAATGATACCGGTCACAAACCGAAGTCCGTATCCTACGAGCTCGCCGGCTCCCGATATACATCCCACCATTGCCGCAGATGCCCCCATCATCCCCAGGTATGCGCCAAAGATCCCACGTGCCCCTTCCTGCGTCATGTCGGCAAATAAACTTACTACCCCCATCAGGCAGATAAAACCCATGGCTGATGAATTCTTTCTGACTGTCATGCTGCCTCCCTGCTACACTTCCGGTTCCTCCAACCCCAATTCCTTTTCATACCCGGTAAGGATCCGTCCGAATTCTTCCTCCGTAAGTGCTTTCATAATCTCCCGGCGGAGTACGGTCGCCTTAGGAAGACCATGGAAATATCGGCTCGCATGAGCCCGCATTTCCCGGACCGCGATTCTTTCCCCTTTCTCAACGCACAATCCATGCAGATGTTTCCTTGCCATGGCAAGCCGTTCTTCCCAGCTCGGCCCGGGAAGGATCTCTCCTGTTTCCAGATATGTATTCACCGCCCCGAAAACCCAAGGATTTCCCCATGCCGCACGGCCGATGGCAACTGCTGCACATCCGGTTTCCTCCATCAGTGCCTTTGCCGCAGGGCCGTCCCCCACATCCCCGTTTCCGATAACAGGAATACGGACGGCATCCACAACCTTTTTGATTTCTCTCCAGTCTGCCGTTCCCATATAAAAATCTTCCCGTGTCCGACCATGGACCGTAATGGCTGCCGCCCCTGCCGATTCCGCTGCCATTGCCAGTTCTACGGCATTGATCGTATCCCGCGACCAGCCCAGACGCATTTTTATGGTAACAGGAATCTTCACCGCTGCCGTTACCGCTGAAATAATCTCCGCTGCCAGCGTCACATTTTTCATCAATGCTGAACCGTCGCCATTCTTTACGACCTTTTGCATGGGACACCCCATATTGATATCCACTATATCAGCGCCGGCCTTTTCCATCACTTTCGCTCCAAGTGCCATAACAGCGGGATCGCTGCCAAAAAGCTGGAGAGATACGGGATGTTCTTCTTCCGCAATCTTCAGCATATCCTTCGTTTTCTCATTATGATAATAAAGCCCTTTCGCGCTCACCATTTCCGCCGTTGTAAGGGCAGCGCCCATCTTGCGGGCAATGACACGATACGCCAGGTCACTCACCCCTGCCATGGGGGCCAGCAGGGCAAACCCGTCCAGCTGTATATTTCCAATCCGTGGATATTCCATGCCTATTCCTTTACTGTCACAAATTGTTTGCAGTTATATTATATTATCATATTGCCAAACGGGGAAAGTCCATTTCTCCCGCTCTAATGCTCTAATGAAATACCCTTTATACTTTTTTACACCGCGCAAAAACGGCAACCCCTTATCAATCGGATCTGCCGTTCCTTTTCCGCCAATCGTCATTCAGAGCGGATGCAAGAATGCCTTATGGGAAAGCAGAGAAGCGGTAATGTGACACTAAGCGAAGAATCTGTCACCCTGATGATGTCTTACTGATTCCCTCACCATAGTAGCAGATCCTTCACATTCGCTTCGGATGACAATTAACGTTTCCCTCATTATGACGCCTTTTCCTCCAATCGTCGTTCTGAGCGGACGCAAGAATGCCTTATGGGAAAGCAGGGAAGCGGTAATGTGACGCTGAGCGAAGAATCTGTCACTCTGATGATGTCTCACCGGCTTTTGTATCGCGGTAACGGCTTCCAGCTTATAAACTCCGTTCCTTATTTCTTCAATTCTTTCAGGTTGTCCAGAAGGTTTCTGTGGTACCACTTTTCCGACAGGCGGGCAATAGTACCGTCATCAGTAAGTTTTTTCAGAGCCGTGTCAATTTCCGCCGCCAGTTTTTCTTCTTTCTTATTTACAATAACAACGATTTCATTGACTTTAATCGGCTTGCCTACTGTCACAATTTCAATCCCCATCGCTTTTGCTGTTTCTTCCACACCGAAGTTATCCGGGTATACCATGAAATCATACTGGCCGGTTTTGAGGGACTGCAGACGATCCGCCACGGTAAGCCCGTCTTGAATCGGCACTTCTTTCATAAGATTGTCATGAGCGGCGTTCCAGTCGGTGAGGACTTTATAAATGCCGCCATTCGGTGTATTCGGTACCTGTTTGCCGTTCTTTACCGCATCTTCCAGATTGGAGAATTTATTCTGATTGTCTTTCAGCACATAAATCATGACGGAACTTGCACCGATGGGCGTATTCGGAATGATATAATCCTTTTCGCGGCGGGGTGTTCTGTAATAACCACCGGAAGCGACTTTCGCATCGCCCGATTCCATCATGACGTCCTGCGTTTCAGGCGGCACCGCTTTAATATCCAGTGTATAATCTTTCAGATTCTTATTTACTTCCTGCCATATATCATATTCAAATCCCTGGATTTTTCCATCTTCATCCTGCCAGGCAATCGGCCGCTCCGTGCTGGATACGACTAATTTCACTGCTGTTTTATTTCCCGCATCCGCCGCTTTCGGCGCGTCTTTCTTTTCACCGCCGCAGCCGGCGAAGGCTCCGATAATCATAGCGGAAGCCGCTAATGCGAAAATAATTTTCAGACTTCTTCTCATGATGTGATCCTCCTTTAAATACAATTGCATTACTATTTTTTATAAAACTGATGAAACGCGGGCGAAGAAATTCCGATAAAGAGGAGACAGCTGTAAAATCCCCATTTCATATTGTCCAGTTCTCTGGCGATCAATCTGCCCATCTTCATCATCCTTTCTGTAAACAAAAAATCTCCCGCCCATATAGGACGAGAGACCCGTGATTCCACCTAATTTTGTGCATATGTCACCACATACACCTCATCGGGTACCGGGAAAAATCCTCTATACCCTGACTCTGTATCGGGAGTACCCGGGAAGATCTACTGCTCGTTCAATCCGCCGGACTCAGAAATGCACTTCAGCACCTTATCCGTATCCGCTTACACTCTCCGGACTCGCTTTGCCGTATTCAGACTGCCTACTCTTTTCTTCATTGCCTTAAGTTGTCCCTTACTCTACCATCAATATTCCATTCTGTCAACAAAAAATCAATTATTCCATACGGAGTATCCTGAAATGTCTGTCATCTTTCCTTTTCACCGCGCTTCCCGGACCATGTCCGACAGCGACTCCCAGAAGCGGATAAACGCCTTCCGGCAAATTCATCTTTTTGATATATTCCGCGTTTTCACCTAAATGACGGATAAAGCCAAAGAGAATAACAGATCCCAGCCCCAATTCCGCCGCTTTAAGATGGATATGCTCCGCAATGATTCCAGCGTCATACCGCATGAGATAATCCACCGCTTCCTTCGTGCGGCAAATCAGAAACAGCAGGGGCGCACCAAAAAGCGGATCCCCGCCTCCGGTTTCTTCCTTTTCTTCTTTTGCAATAAGGTCAAGTATTTCCCTGTCCCTTACTACGACAAGATTGTATCCGCCGTCATTATGTTTTCCCACGGATGAAGCCATGGCTGCGTCAAGCATGGCTTTTTCATCTTCCTGTGAAACGATTTCCTTTGTATAGCGGCGGACAGATTTCCGCAAAGCGAGCACTTCATTAAATTCCATAGTCATTCCTCCTTTAGCTTACTGTTTTT from Dialister invisus DSM 15470 includes:
- a CDS encoding phosphoribosylaminoimidazolesuccinocarboxamide synthase, whose translation is MKEYKPFKSGKVRELYDLGDSLIMVCTDRISAFDNILENPIPKKGEVLNKMSKFWFDFTKDVVPNHMISIDAADMPAFFRKPEFDGNSMKTQKLEMIPVECIVRGYITGSGWESYKKDGTICGIRLPEGLEECEKLPEAIFTPSTKAPVGEHDMNISMEEGAEWIEKTFPGKGKEYMERLRDLTLALYRKCADYALSKGIIIADTKFEFGLDKEGNIVLGDEMLTPDNSRFWPLDGYAPGKGQPSYDKQFVRDYLKENPGDVLPQEIIDKTIGKYVEAYELLTGEKF
- the purE gene encoding 5-(carboxyamino)imidazole ribonucleotide mutase; protein product: MHVGIVMGSDSDLPVMKKAAEVLSGFGVTYDMAIASAHRTPKKLEEFILAQEEKGAACFIAGAGMAAALPGVVASMTLCPVIGVPLSGARLDGMDALFSIVQMPSGIPVATVAIDGAKNAAYLAVEIGAAADRDLYRKYKEYREEMAAEIYRKDEKLQKELK
- a CDS encoding MFS transporter; translated protein: MTVRKNSSAMGFICLMGVVSLFADMTQEGARGIFGAYLGMMGASAAMVGCISGAGELVGYGLRFVTGIIASRSGKYWFMTVGGYALAVLAIPCLAFVPDGNWMMAACFIILGRVGKAIRQPAKSTLLSYAASREGLGKSFAIQEFLDQLGAFLGPVLIFWVLSYYGSQGMETAYGKSFLFLGIPAFLCIAAVILAKIKFPDPEKFEPEVKETKEAHLGFRFKIYMVGTALFAFGFIDFPIVALHAVKSGLAGKAEISLLYAAAMAADAFSALFFGWLYDKYGTVSLVWSTLLSMPFVFFIFMAPSSCWLYAGVLLWGIGMGAQESTLKAAVAAIIPKHERAVGYGIFETGFGVSWFIGSFLLGILYDASILWMAAISALMQAAAVPFFFLTGRQEHKLEA
- the dusB gene encoding tRNA dihydrouridine synthase DusB, producing the protein MEYPRIGNIQLDGFALLAPMAGVSDLAYRVIARKMGAALTTAEMVSAKGLYYHNEKTKDMLKIAEEEHPVSLQLFGSDPAVMALGAKVMEKAGADIVDINMGCPMQKVVKNGDGSALMKNVTLAAEIISAVTAAVKIPVTIKMRLGWSRDTINAVELAMAAESAGAAAITVHGRTREDFYMGTADWREIKKVVDAVRIPVIGNGDVGDGPAAKALMEETGCAAVAIGRAAWGNPWVFGAVNTYLETGEILPGPSWEERLAMARKHLHGLCVEKGERIAVREMRAHASRYFHGLPKATVLRREIMKALTEEEFGRILTGYEKELGLEEPEV
- a CDS encoding transporter substrate-binding domain-containing protein; this encodes MRRSLKIIFALAASAMIIGAFAGCGGEKKDAPKAADAGNKTAVKLVVSSTERPIAWQDEDGKIQGFEYDIWQEVNKNLKDYTLDIKAVPPETQDVMMESGDAKVASGGYYRTPRREKDYIIPNTPIGASSVMIYVLKDNQNKFSNLEDAVKNGKQVPNTPNGGIYKVLTDWNAAHDNLMKEVPIQDGLTVADRLQSLKTGQYDFMVYPDNFGVEETAKAMGIEIVTVGKPIKVNEIVVIVNKKEEKLAAEIDTALKKLTDDGTIARLSEKWYHRNLLDNLKELKK
- a CDS encoding nitroreductase family protein, with the translated sequence MEFNEVLALRKSVRRYTKEIVSQEDEKAMLDAAMASSVGKHNDGGYNLVVVRDREILDLIAKEEKEETGGGDPLFGAPLLFLICRTKEAVDYLMRYDAGIIAEHIHLKAAELGLGSVILFGFIRHLGENAEYIKKMNLPEGVYPLLGVAVGHGPGSAVKRKDDRHFRILRME